Within Betaproteobacteria bacterium, the genomic segment CGATCGACAGGCGCACCATGTCCGGCGGGACGCCCGCCTTCACCTGGTCGGCTTCGGAGAGCTGGCGGTGCGTGGTCGAGGCGGGGTGGATCACGAGCGACTTCGCGTCCCCGATGTTGGCAAGGTGGCTCACGAACTGCAGCCCCTCGATGAATTTCACGCCCGCCGCGAACCCTCCGCGGATCCCGAAGGAGAGCAGCGCTCCGGCGCCCTTGGGCATGTAGCGACTGGTGAGCGCGTGGTACCTGTTGTCGGGAAGGCCGGGATAGTTCACCCACGCGACTTTCGGGTGCCCTTGCAGGAAGTTCGCGACCCCCATCGTGTTGGCGCAGTGCCGGTCCATGCGAACCGGGAGCGTCTCCAGCCCCTGCAGCAGCAGCCAGGCGTTGAAGGGTGCGATGGCGGGGCCGAAGACACGCAGGATCTCCATGCGCGCCTTCATCGTGTAGCCGAAGTCGCCGAAGGTCTCGTAGAAGCGCACGCCGTGGTAGCCGGCCGAGGGTTCCGTCATCGACGGGAACCGTCCGTTATCCCAGGGGAACTTCCCGCTCTCCACCACCACGCCGCCCATCGTCGTGCCGTGTCCGCCGATGAACTTGGTGGCCGAGTGCACGACGATATCCGCCCCGTGCTTCAGGGGCTGGCAGAGGTAGGGCGAGGCCGCGGTAT encodes:
- a CDS encoding O-acetylhomoserine aminocarboxypropyltransferase/cysteine synthase, which codes for MADREFGFETLALHAGQIPDAQTGARAAPIYQTTSFVFDSADHAASLFNLQTFGNVYTRLSNPTTAMFEERMAALEDGRAAVATASGQAAGIVALLNICQAGDHIVSSSKLYGGTYTMFVVNFPKLGIEATLVDPDDPENFRRAIRPNTKAIFSETLGNPAINMVDIAAVGAIAREAGVPFVVDNTAASPYLCQPLKHGADIVVHSATKFIGGHGTTMGGVVVESGKFPWDNGRFPSMTEPSAGYHGVRFYETFGDFGYTMKARMEILRVFGPAIAPFNAWLLLQGLETLPVRMDRHCANTMGVANFLQGHPKVAWVNYPGLPDNRYHALTSRYMPKGAGALLSFGIRGGFAAGVKFIEGLQFVSHLANIGDAKSLVIHPASTTHRQLSEADQVKAGVPPDMVRLSIGLETLDDILWDLDQALSRA